In Takifugu flavidus isolate HTHZ2018 chromosome 13, ASM371156v2, whole genome shotgun sequence, the following are encoded in one genomic region:
- the LOC130536358 gene encoding guanine nucleotide-binding protein G(i) subunit alpha-1, whose amino-acid sequence MGCTLSTDDKAAQERSKMIDRNLRDDGEKAAREVKLLLLGAGESGKSTIVKQMKIIHEAGYSEEECKQYKAVVYSNTIQSIIAIIRAMGRLKIDFADTTRADDARQLFVLAGSAEEGFMTGELAGVIQRLWNDGGVQACFSRSREYQLNDSAAYYLNDLERISHGAYVPTQQDVLRTRVKTTGIVETHFTFKDLHFKMFDVGGQRSERKKWIRCFEGVTAIIFCVALSDYDLVLAEDEEMNRMHESMKLFDSICNNKWFTDTSIILFLNKKDLFEEKIKKSPLTICYPEYAGSNTYEEAAAYIQCQFEDLNKRKDTKEIYTHFTCATDTKNVQFVFDAVTDVIIKNNLKDCGLF is encoded by the exons ATGGGGTGTACTCTGAGCACAGACGACAAAGCGGCACAGGAGCGCAGCAAGATGATCGACAGAAACCTGCGGGACGACGGTGAAAAGGCTGCCCGGGAGGtcaagctgcttctgctgg GTGCTGGCGAATCTGGCAAAAGTACAATTGTTAAACAGATGAA GATCATCCATGAAGCAGGCTATTCAGAGGAGGAGTGTAAGCAATACAAGGCTGTGGTCTACAGCAACACCATCCAGtccatcatcgccatcatcagaGCGATGGGACGCCTCAAAATTGACTTTGCTGACACCACCAGAGCG GATGACGCGCGGCAGTTGTTCGTGTTAGCAGGGTCGGCAGAGGAGGGCTTCATGACGGGAGAATTGGCTGGCGTCATCCAGAGGCTCTGGAATGACGGCGGAGTTCAGGCTTGCTTTAGCCGCTCCCGGGAGTACCAGCTCAACGACTCTGCAGCATA CTACCTGAATGACCTGGAGAGGATATCCCACGGGGCGTATGTCCCCACCCAGCAGGATGTGCTGAGGACCAGAGTCAAAACTACCGGAATTGTGGAAACACACTTTACTTTCAAGGATCTTCACTTCAA AATGTTTGACGTAGGTGGGCAGAgatcagagaggaagaagtggatccGCTGCTTTGAAGGAGTCACTGCCATCATTTTCTGCGTCGCTCTCAGTGACTACGACCTGGTGTTGGCCGAGGATGAAGAGATG AATCGAATGCACGAGAGCATGAAGCTGTTCGACTCCATCTGCAACAACAAGTGGTTCACAGACacctccatcatcctcttcctcaataAGAAGGACCTGTTTGAAGAGAAGATCAAGAAGAGTCCTCTCACTATCTGCTACCCTGAATATGCAG gGTCCAACACCTACGAGGAGGCAGCGGCTTACATCCAGTGCCAGTTTGAGGACCTGAACAAGAGGAAGGACACAAAGGAGATCTACACCCACTTCACCTGTGCCACCGACACCAAGAACGTGCAGTTTGTGTTCGACGCCGTCACTGACGTCATCATCAAGAATAACCTGAAGGACTGCGGCCTTTTCTGA
- the LOC130536740 gene encoding muscarinic acetylcholine receptor M2-like, protein MESSFLSANTSGKSAGMFSASPYTTVEILLIVTVAGSLSLITVVGNILVMLSIKVNRNLQTVNNYFLFSLACADLIIGICSMNLYTVYIVIGYWPLGAVVCDLWLAVDYVVSNASVMNLLIISFDRYFCVTKPLSYPVRRSTKMAGLMIAAAWVLSFILWAPAILFWQFIVGGRTVPSEECYIQFFSNPVVTFGTAIAAFYLPVAIMIHLYWRISKASRSRVKKDNRKTSGTSLGDGPNHSQEDGCESQNTGKRRVAVEAGDKEEDEQQQNGDTAVTMVTQKGSNAGIETNPTHPPSPGNSAADRQSLVTRTLFKVTKQNTVAKWKRKGISSREKKVTRTIMAILVAFVVTWTPYNVMVLITTFCSVCIPNSLWTIGYWLCYINSTINPACYALCNASFKNTFKHLLLCQYKNIRSAR, encoded by the exons ATGGAGAGCTCGTTCCTGTCCGCGAACACCAGCGGGAAGAGCGCCGGCATGTTCTCTGCAAGTCCGTACACCACTGTGGAAATCCTCCTGATCGTAACGGTGGCTGGGTCTTTGAGTCTGATCACCGTCGTCGGAAACATACTGGTCATGCTTTCCATCAAG GTGAACAGGAACCTGCAAACGGTAAACAACTACTTCCTGTTCAGCCTGGCCTGTGCCGACCTCATTATTGGCATCTGCTCCATGAATCTGTACACTGTGTACATCGTAATTGGCTACTGGCCATTGGGAGCTGTGGTGTGTGACCTGTGGTTGGCTGTTGATTACGTTGTCAGCAACGCGTCAGTCATGAACCTCCTCATAATCAGTTTTGATCGCTACTTCTGCGTCACCAAACCACTGAGCTACCCAGTGCGACGCAGCACCAAGATGGCAGGCCTGATGATTGCCGCCGCCTGGGTCTTGTCCTTCATTCTGTGGGCTCCAGCCATCCTCTTCTGGCAGTTTATTGTTGGGGGGAGAACCGTTCCATCAGAGGAGTGCTACATCCAGTTCTTCTCAAACCCGGTGGTGACGTTCGGCACAGCCATAGCAGCGTTTTACCTTCCAGTGGCTATCATGATCCACCTGTACTGGCGCATCTCCAAGGCCAGCCGCAGCCGCGTGAAGAAGGACAACAGGAAGACTTCGGGCACCAGTCTTGGAGATGGTCCCAATCACAGCCAGGAGGATGGGTGTGAGAGCCAGAACACCGGGAAGAGACGAGTTGCAGTTGAGgctggagacaaagaggaagatgagcaACAGCAAAATGGTGACACTgcggtcaccatggtaacacaGAAAGGCTCCAATGCTGGGATTGAGACGAATCCAACGCACCCACCTTCCCCTGGAAATTCAGCTGCCGACAGACAAAGTTTGGTCACAAGGACACTGTTTAAG GTAACTAAGCAAAACACTGTTGCCAagtggaagaggaaggggatTTCTTCAAGGGAGAAAAAGGTGACGCGCACCATCATGGCCATCCTGGTTGCCTTCGTGGTCACATGGACGCCGTACAACGTGATGGTCCTGATCACCACCTTCTGCTCCGTCTGTATTCCAAACTCCCTCTGGACCATCGGCTACTGGCTCTGCTACATCAACAGCACCATCAACCCGGCCTGCTACGCCCTGTGCAATGCCTCCTTCAAAAATACCTTCAAACACCTGCTCCTGTGCCAGTACAAGAACATACGTTCAGCACGGTGA